The following proteins are co-located in the Polystyrenella longa genome:
- a CDS encoding DNA gyrase/topoisomerase IV subunit A, with the protein MAKKRRSTSSVPQEQNTDNIKYVSLSQETRRRYLNYALSVITSRALPDVRDGLKPVQRRILYVMFADLRLTFDAKTRKSAKITGDTTGGYHPHGDMAVYDAMVRLAQDFTLRYPLINGQGNFGSIMGLPAAAARYTEAKLTLIAEELLNEIRSRTVDMRTNYDGTRNEPVVLPARFPNILVNGTSGIAVGMATNIPPHNLTEVANACQFLITNPEATVAQVMKYIKGPDFPLGGRIVTDRTTIRKAYEEGRGSVKVRGEWRFDKEKKVENPNKIVIYTIPYGIESGNFVNDLGDIVANRKLPQLVDVSDETNDENGLRIVLDIKPGSDIDAVMAYLYKHTNFEQNFSLNLTCLVPDEQGGTIPARLSLVQILKEFLDFRFKTITRRFEYQLEQLEKRIHILNGMVLIFKGLDRALKIIRNSSGKQDAAVKLMAEFPLDEIQTYAILELQLYRISQLEIDNINEELRQKEAEAETIRKILASPKKLWKVVSTELQDLTDKFGDKRRTSIGNVEEIVEYDPQAYIVKENTNVVVTREGWVKRVGRLQKVESTRVREGDTVLNVIPTSTLDQIIFFASDGAAYTITADQIPASSGYGEPLAKHVRLGDGVNIVAAISTDSRFTDEDFEYHGYPVPGPYLFVATERGQVLHIPLTNFRQPSTKAGRRYCRLGKGDRVVFVRLIGEAETVFLASEMARVVHFSLEDVPVLSSAGKGVRGIRLDSKDKLLGAALMARPSDTLKVMNSNDKLVSMGQTKYTVTSRGGKGVRTSMRSTFKELIPPEIELIDWATMEET; encoded by the coding sequence TTGGCTAAGAAACGACGTTCTACTTCTTCCGTTCCTCAAGAGCAAAACACGGATAACATCAAGTATGTTTCCCTCAGTCAGGAGACACGGCGACGCTATCTGAACTACGCTCTCTCCGTGATCACCTCTCGTGCTCTGCCTGATGTGCGAGATGGCCTGAAACCGGTGCAGAGACGAATTCTGTATGTCATGTTCGCCGACCTGCGATTAACCTTTGATGCCAAGACCCGCAAGTCCGCTAAGATTACAGGGGATACCACTGGGGGGTATCACCCACACGGAGACATGGCCGTTTATGACGCCATGGTTCGTCTGGCACAGGACTTCACGTTGCGGTATCCGTTAATCAATGGTCAGGGTAATTTCGGTTCGATCATGGGGCTGCCCGCAGCTGCTGCACGTTACACTGAAGCCAAGTTAACGTTGATCGCGGAAGAGTTGCTTAATGAAATCCGGAGTCGCACAGTCGACATGCGGACGAACTACGACGGAACACGTAACGAACCCGTCGTGCTCCCAGCCCGGTTCCCGAACATTCTTGTGAATGGAACTTCCGGTATTGCGGTGGGAATGGCAACGAACATCCCTCCCCACAACTTAACAGAGGTCGCCAATGCCTGCCAGTTTCTGATTACGAATCCAGAAGCAACCGTGGCACAGGTCATGAAATATATTAAGGGTCCGGACTTCCCTCTGGGTGGCCGAATCGTAACGGACCGCACCACGATTCGAAAAGCTTACGAAGAAGGTCGGGGATCCGTCAAAGTTCGTGGCGAATGGCGGTTCGACAAAGAGAAGAAGGTAGAAAACCCAAACAAGATTGTCATCTACACGATCCCTTACGGAATTGAGTCCGGGAATTTTGTGAATGACCTCGGGGATATCGTCGCCAATCGCAAGCTTCCACAGTTAGTAGACGTCTCGGATGAAACGAATGACGAGAACGGACTTCGCATCGTCCTCGATATCAAACCCGGGTCCGACATCGACGCCGTTATGGCGTACCTTTATAAACATACAAATTTTGAGCAGAACTTCTCGCTCAACCTGACTTGCCTTGTTCCCGACGAACAGGGAGGTACGATCCCAGCCCGCTTGAGTCTGGTACAGATCCTGAAGGAATTTCTTGATTTCCGTTTCAAAACCATTACCAGGCGTTTTGAGTATCAGCTGGAACAACTGGAGAAACGCATTCACATCCTGAACGGGATGGTATTGATCTTTAAAGGCTTGGACCGAGCCTTGAAGATCATTCGCAACAGTAGTGGAAAACAAGACGCCGCCGTTAAATTGATGGCAGAGTTTCCGCTGGATGAAATCCAGACCTATGCGATTCTGGAATTACAATTGTACCGCATTTCGCAGCTCGAGATTGATAACATCAATGAAGAGCTGAGACAGAAAGAGGCCGAAGCAGAAACGATTCGTAAGATTCTGGCTTCGCCGAAAAAACTCTGGAAAGTGGTCAGCACCGAGTTACAGGATCTGACAGATAAGTTTGGCGACAAACGCCGCACATCGATTGGCAACGTTGAAGAAATAGTCGAGTACGATCCGCAAGCATATATCGTCAAGGAAAACACCAATGTGGTGGTGACGCGCGAAGGCTGGGTCAAACGTGTTGGTCGCCTGCAGAAGGTTGAAAGCACTCGAGTACGTGAAGGAGACACGGTATTGAACGTGATTCCGACAAGTACGCTGGACCAGATCATCTTTTTCGCCAGTGACGGAGCAGCTTACACGATCACTGCCGATCAGATCCCCGCTTCCTCAGGATATGGTGAGCCCCTGGCGAAACATGTTCGACTGGGAGATGGAGTCAACATCGTCGCTGCCATTTCAACGGATTCCCGTTTCACGGATGAAGACTTCGAATATCATGGGTATCCCGTTCCGGGACCATACCTCTTTGTCGCCACGGAACGCGGACAGGTCTTGCACATTCCATTGACTAACTTCCGCCAGCCCTCCACCAAAGCGGGCCGCCGTTATTGCCGGTTGGGTAAAGGAGATCGCGTGGTGTTCGTTCGATTGATCGGAGAGGCCGAAACAGTCTTCCTCGCATCTGAAATGGCTAGAGTTGTTCACTTTTCACTGGAAGATGTACCGGTCCTTTCCAGCGCCGGCAAAGGGGTCCGTGGTATTAGACTCGATTCGAAGGATAAACTGCTGGGAGCTGCACTAATGGCTCGTCCGAGTGATACACTAAAAGTTATGAACTCCAACGACAAGCTTGTGAGCATGGGACAGACGAAGTACACCGTCACCTCTCGCGGAGGTAAAGGGGTCCGGACCAGCATGCGAAGTACCTTCAAAGAACTAATACCACCTGAAATTGAGCTGATCGACTGGGCAACGATGGAAGAAACTTAA
- a CDS encoding DNA gyrase/topoisomerase IV subunit B has protein sequence MATATDNSYQADDIEVLEGLEAVRRRPSMYIGGVDSRGLHHLLWEIVDNSVDEFLAGEANLITVTLHKDACSMTVGDNGRGIPVDTHSKTKKSALELILTTLHAGGKFSNKNYARSGGLHGVGSSVVNALSSELVATVHRDGHEWMQRFKFGKKTTPVKKVRKFRGHGTSIFFRPDESIFKRIHFNSDMIRQHLEDISYIHGGLTIKLFDEPKKETYELSHPDGIRSYLEKLTTETSKKPIHDQRFFAEKEDGDVKTECTFCWTEATDEHIRSYVNGIRTHGGGTHESGFRAGVAKAVKNYMDVHDIKHKGITISNDDIREGIVGVVSLFHGDPMFQGQTKEKLNNPEVSSIVEGLVRSGVENWMNNNSSIADSVIGRIVLAARARMASRQAISEVRRKTASTRKSTLPGKLLDCQASSTEDSELFIVEGDSAGGTAVMGRNSRTQAVLPLRGKILNTESLTLNKIMNNQEVKDLVQTLGTGIGPNFDVHQLRYGRIILLMDADSDGYHISTLLLTFFFRHMLEIIRQGRLFIAQPPLYRIAVGKEVLYAQDDAHKEEIISNIPANRKTEVTRFKGLGEMDAKQLKETTLDPTKRILLRVEIENELEADSTFAQLLGKDASERYRIIMDESSFADDIDV, from the coding sequence ATGGCAACAGCGACCGATAACTCATATCAAGCAGACGACATTGAAGTTCTCGAAGGACTGGAAGCGGTTCGTCGTCGACCCTCCATGTATATTGGAGGAGTCGACTCTCGCGGCTTGCACCACCTGCTCTGGGAAATCGTCGATAACTCGGTCGACGAGTTTCTCGCGGGTGAAGCGAACCTGATTACGGTCACACTACATAAAGATGCCTGTTCGATGACGGTCGGCGACAATGGTCGTGGTATTCCGGTCGACACACATTCCAAAACAAAGAAGTCGGCTCTCGAGCTGATTCTGACGACGTTGCATGCGGGGGGAAAGTTTTCAAATAAGAACTATGCTCGCAGCGGTGGGCTGCACGGGGTGGGTTCCTCCGTCGTTAATGCACTGTCATCGGAATTGGTGGCGACCGTGCATCGTGACGGCCATGAATGGATGCAGCGTTTTAAATTTGGCAAAAAGACGACCCCCGTAAAGAAAGTCCGTAAATTTCGTGGGCACGGGACAAGCATTTTCTTTCGTCCAGATGAAAGCATCTTCAAGCGAATTCATTTCAATAGTGATATGATTCGCCAGCACCTGGAAGATATTTCATACATCCATGGTGGACTGACCATCAAGCTTTTTGATGAGCCCAAAAAAGAGACTTATGAACTGAGCCATCCCGATGGTATTCGTTCTTATCTGGAAAAACTCACGACAGAGACATCTAAGAAACCAATTCACGACCAGCGATTCTTTGCTGAGAAAGAAGATGGCGATGTTAAAACCGAGTGCACTTTCTGCTGGACGGAAGCGACGGACGAACATATCCGTAGTTACGTGAACGGTATTCGCACCCATGGTGGCGGAACACACGAATCCGGTTTTCGCGCAGGTGTTGCCAAAGCGGTTAAGAATTACATGGATGTCCATGACATCAAACACAAAGGGATTACGATTAGTAACGACGACATCCGTGAAGGAATTGTCGGTGTCGTTTCTCTGTTTCATGGCGACCCGATGTTCCAGGGCCAGACTAAGGAGAAACTGAACAATCCGGAAGTCAGCTCGATCGTCGAAGGCCTGGTACGCTCCGGTGTCGAAAACTGGATGAATAATAACTCGTCGATCGCAGATTCTGTAATTGGTCGAATTGTTCTTGCCGCGCGGGCAAGAATGGCAAGTCGGCAGGCGATTTCTGAAGTACGCCGTAAGACGGCCTCCACTAGAAAGAGCACTTTGCCTGGAAAATTGCTCGACTGCCAGGCATCCTCCACAGAGGACTCCGAACTATTCATCGTAGAAGGAGACTCGGCGGGCGGAACCGCGGTGATGGGACGGAACAGTCGAACCCAAGCCGTCCTGCCTCTGCGAGGCAAGATTCTCAACACAGAATCATTGACGCTCAATAAGATCATGAATAACCAGGAAGTCAAAGACCTGGTTCAGACACTTGGCACGGGCATCGGGCCGAATTTCGATGTGCATCAACTACGATACGGTCGCATTATTTTGCTGATGGATGCCGACAGCGATGGTTATCACATCAGCACGCTGCTGCTGACTTTCTTCTTCCGTCATATGCTGGAAATCATTCGGCAAGGTCGACTGTTTATTGCACAGCCGCCTCTTTACCGAATCGCCGTAGGAAAGGAAGTACTGTACGCTCAGGACGACGCCCATAAGGAAGAGATTATCTCCAACATTCCCGCCAACCGAAAAACCGAAGTAACCCGCTTCAAAGGTCTTGGCGAGATGGATGCGAAGCAATTGAAAGAGACCACACTCGACCCTACCAAACGAATTCTGCTGCGAGTCGAAATCGAGAATGAACTCGAAGCCGATAGTACGTTCGCTCAACTCCTGGGGAAAGATGCTTCAGAGCGTTACCGGATCATTATGGACGAGTCCAGCTTCGCCGATGATATCGACGTTTAA